A genomic segment from Malus domestica chromosome 05, GDT2T_hap1 encodes:
- the LOC103434763 gene encoding uncharacterized protein, which yields MTAEVLSQPNGVVANGDLNAIPTNNATAAKKSRESERRRRRRKQKKNNKASQAPESSAGETDDDVKENNDPQQIIEQVQIEYVPEKPELSDGMDEEFRKIFEKFCFQDSVGVEEDKKDESEGAPKKKADSDSEEEEQDNEQKEKGISNKKKKLQRRMKIAELKQICQRPDVVEVWDATAADPKLLVFLKSYRNTVPVPRHWCQKRKFLQGKRGIEKQPFQLPDFIAATGIEKIRQAYIEKEDSKKLKQKQRERMQPKMGKMDIDYQVLHDAFFKYQTKPKLTTLGDLYHEGKEFEVKLREMKPGMLSHELKEALGMPDGAPPPWLINMQRYGPPPSYPHLKIPGLNAPIPPGASFGYHPGGWGKPPVDEYGQPLYGDVFGVQQQDQPNYEEEPVDKTKHWGDLEEEEEEEEEEEEEEEEQPEEEDLDDGIQSVDSLSSTPTGVETPAQIELRKDQKKESEKPLYQVLEQKEERIAPGTLLATGHTYNLSGTQDKAGPKKVELLRGQKADKVEVTIQPEELDDMETVLPAKYEEAREEEKLRSQKEDFSDMVAENEKKRKRKQDKEGKNKKRDFKF from the exons ATGACTGCGGAGGTTCTCTCGCAGCCAAACGGCGTCGTCGCGAATGGCGACCTGAACGCAATCCCTACCAACAACGCCACCGCCGCCAAGAAGTCGAGGGAGAGCGAGCGACGTCGTCGCAGGAGAAAGCAGAAGAAGAACAACAAGGCCTCTCAGGCACCGGAGTCCAGCGCCGGCGAGACCGACGATGACGTCAAGGAGAACAACGATCCTCAACAG ATTATTGAGCAAGTTCAAATTGAATATGTTCCAGAGAAACCTGAGCTAAGTGATGGCATGGATGAGGAATTCAGAAAAATTTTCGAGAAATTCTGCTTTCAGGACTCCGTGGGTGTTGAG gaggataagaaggatgagtcTGAAGGAGCCCCGAAAAAGAAGGCTGACTCAGATTCTGAAGAGGAAGAGCAGGATAATGAACAAAAAGAGAAAGGCATatcaaacaagaagaaaaag CTTCAACGGAGAATGAAGATTGCCGAATTGAAACAGATCTGCCAAAGGCCTGATGTTGTTGAG GTGTGGGATGCAACTGCAGCTGATCCTAAGCTGCTGGTGTTTCTAAAATCATATCGCAATACTGTACCTGTGCCAAGACATTGGTGTCAAAAAAGGAAATTTCTGCAG GGTAAACGTGGTATTGAGAAACAACCGTTTCAGCTTCCCGACTTCATTGCTGCTACTGGAATTGAGAAAATTAGACAG GCATACATTGAAAAAGAAGATAGTAAGAAGTTGAAGCAAAAACAACGAGAGCGTATGCAACCAAAGATGGGGAAAATGGATATTGATTATCAG GTTCTCCATGATGCATTTTTCAAGTACCAGACTAAGCCAAAGTTGACGACTCTTGGTGATCTGTACCATGAAGGGAAGGAGTTTGAG GTGAAATTGAGGGAGATGAAACCAGGCATGCTTTCACATGAACTAAAAGAAGCTCTGGGTATGCCAGATGGTGCTCCTCCCCCGTGGCTCATCAATATGCAG aGATATGGTCCTCCACCATCATATCCACATCTGAAAATTCCCGGGCTGAATGCTCCAATCCCTCCGGGTGCTAGCTTTGGTTACCATCCTGGTGGCTGGGGAAAGCCACCTGTTGATGAA TATGGCCAACCGTTGTATGGGGATGTATTTGGCGTTCAGCAACAAGATCAGCCCAATTATGAG gAGGAGCCTGTTGACAAGACAAAGCATTGgggtgatttggaggaagaggaggaggaggaagaagaagaggaggaggaagaggaagaacagCCTGAGGAAGAAGATTTAGATGATGGCATTCAATCTGTAGACAGCCTCTCAAG TACTCCCACCGGCGTTGAGACACCTGCTCAAATTGAACTGCGCAAGGATCAGAAAAAAGAATCTGAAAAGCCTCTATACCAA GTACTTGAACAAAAAGAGGAAAGAATTGCTCCGGGGACACTTCTTGCAACGGGACACAC GTATAATTTGAGTGGCACCCAAGACAAAGCAGGGCCCAAAAAG GTTGAGCTGCTTAGAGGTCAGAAAGCAGATAAAGTGGAGGTCACTATACAACCCGAAGAATTGGATGATATGGAGACCGTTTTGCCTGCAAA GTACGAAGAAGCAAGGGAGGAGGAGAAGCTGCGAAGTCAGAAGGAAGATTTCAGTGACATGGTCGCAGAG AacgagaagaagaggaaacgTAAGCAAGACAAGGAAGGGAAAAACAAGAAGAGGGACTTCAAGTTTTAG